CGCCGCTTTTGGATGTATAGACTTCCAAATGTTCAAAAACGGGGGCGTCGTATGGCGCAAATCCGTATTTTTCGCAGCTTTTTCTCCACGAATCGAATATATAATCTCTTACTATTGTATCTTCGGGGTAAAAGTCCCGCGTTCCTTTGGGCGCTTGCCAATCCATTTTTTTCTTCCTTTTTGGCGACGGTCGCCACCCTTTTTTTCTGTAATTTTCACATAAAAATAATATTTGCGCGACAATCTGCGCCGCTCGCCACCCTTTTTGTTAAAAAAACATTGCTTTTCTTGGTGTAAATATTGTATTTTAATAAAAGATTTATGGAAAATGGAGAAAAAATGTCGCCAAATGAAGCAAAAAACGATGTAAAAACTATTGTTTACGACGAAAGCAAAATCCAAACACTGGATTCGCTTGAACACATTCGTTTGCGTTCGGGAATGTATATCGGACGGCTCGGCGACGGCAAGCATTACGACGACGGTATTTACGTGCTACTGAAAGAAATTATCGACAACTCCATAGACGAATTCATAATGAAGCACGGCGACAAAATCGAAATAAAAATTGACGAAAACAAAGTTTCGGTGCGCGATTTAGGGCGCGGAATTCCGCTTGGAAAGCTTATTGATTGCGTTTCCAAAATAAACACGGGCGCAAAATACAACACCGAAGTTTTCCAGTTTTCGGTGGGGCTCAACGGGGTCGGAACAAAGGCGGTAAACGCGCTTTCGAGCCATTTTAAGGTAGCCTCTTTCAGAGACGGAAAATTCAGGGAAGCGACTTTTGAAGCAGGGCGACTAAAAAGCGAAACAGAGGGCGAGCAAGGCGAAAACGCGACAGGCACGTATTTTGAATTTATCCCCGACGTCTCGGTTTTCGGCGAATACGAATTTAACAAAGAATTTATAGAACAGCGGCTTTGGTCTTACGCATACCTTAATCGCGGGCTAAAACTGTTTTTCAACGGACAAAAATTCGTTTCAAACGGCGGCTTAAAGGATTTGCTCAACGCAGAGGTGGACGACGAGCGAATTTACGATATATGCTATTTCAACTCCAAAGACAACAAATTGGAATTTGCCTTTACGCACACCGAAAAATACGGCGAAAGTTATTTTTCTTACGTAAACGGTCAATATACTTCGGCTGGCGGCACGCACGAGTCGGCGTTCAAAGAGGGAATTCTTAAAGGTATAAAGGAATATTCCGGAAAAAACTTCGATTCGCAGGACGTTCGCGATGGAATAGTCGGCGCAATATCCATCCGCCTCGAAAACCCGATTTTTGAAAGCCAAACCAAAAACAAGCTCGGAAACACCAACATTCGCGGCGATATTGTGAACGCCGTAAAAGACGCGCTTGCCGATTTTTTGCACAAAAACAAAGACACCGCCGAAATTCTGATTTCCAAAATAGAGCGAAACGAACAAGTGCGCCGCGAATTGAGCGAAGTAAAGAAAAAAGCGAAAGATATTGCAAAAAAAACATCCATAAGCATAGCGGGTTTTAAGGACTGCAAATACCATCTTAACGACGGGGCAAAAGGCGAAAACTCCACTATTTTCATAACCGAAGGAAAGTCGGCGGGCGGAAGCATAACATCGACCCGCGACGTTTATTTGCAGGCAATGTTTCCTCTTCGCGGCAAACCGAAAAATCTTTTCGCCTGCAAAAGAACGGAAATTTACAAAAACGAAGAACTCTGCAATCTGGTAAAAGCCTTGGGAATAGAGGACAGTTTAGACAACCTGAGATACGGAAAAATCATAATTGCAACCGACGCCGACGTGGACGGATTTCACATCCGACTTTTAATAATGACGTTTTTTTTGAATTATTTTGAAGATTTGGTATTGGAAAATCGTATATTTATATTAGAAACGCCGCTTTTTCGCGTTCGCAACAAAAAAGAAACGCGATATTGCTATTCCGAAAGCGAGCGAAACAAAGCCGAAAAGGAGATTAAAGACTGCGAAATAACGCGCTTTAAAGGACTTGGCGAAATTGATACCAAGGAATTCGGGCAGTTTATAGGCAACGATATGCGGCTTACGGAGATAAACGTGAAAACAATAGCGGAAGTCCATCGTCTAATGAAGTTCTATATGGGACAAAACACGACGGAAAGACGCGATTATATTATAGAAAACTTAATTTAACAAAATAAAACAAGGAGGAATTCTATGTGCTGTGGTAAAAATTCAAAGGTGCTTGGTTTTGTAGTGCTTTCAGTGGTGGTTGCAGTGTTCGCAACAATAGTAGCAAACCTTATCGCAAGAAAATGCGAAAATCAACTTCTTGACGAAAAAGACGCAGATATTAAAGAATGCGGTTGCTAAGTCCTTGCCGGACGGGCAATTTGGCAATTTGTAGGGGCGTATTGCATACGCCCAATTCGCATACGCCGTTTGTAGGGGCGGGTTTAAAACCCGCCCTTACGTTTTTATTTACAACTTGCGACTACAGCCGCGTAATCCAGCTGTCCGCCGAAAATATCAAGCGCGCTTCCGACGGTGAAATTTATGCGGCTTTTTCCGTGCGCGCGCATTTTTTCTATGTCGTCCAACGATGAAATTCCGCCTGCGTAGGTTGTTGGTATCGGCGAATGTTTAGCCAAAATTTCGACCAATTCCAAGTCCGCGCCTCCTTTTTTGCCCTCGACATCGGCGGCGTGAATTAAAAATTCGTCGCAATAATCTGCAAAATATTCGAGTGTTTTCGGAGTGATTTTCACTTCGGTGAATTTCTGCCATCTGTCGGTGCAGATAAAATAATCGCCAGTCTGTTTTTTGCACGATAAATCAAGCACAATCCGCCCTTTACCGACTGCCGAACACAGTTTTTCGAGATTTGTCTGATTTACATTTCCGCCCGAAAAAACAAAACTTGTGATAATTACGTGCGAAGCGCCCCAATCAAG
This Chitinivibrionia bacterium DNA region includes the following protein-coding sequences:
- a CDS encoding toprim domain-containing protein, translated to MSPNEAKNDVKTIVYDESKIQTLDSLEHIRLRSGMYIGRLGDGKHYDDGIYVLLKEIIDNSIDEFIMKHGDKIEIKIDENKVSVRDLGRGIPLGKLIDCVSKINTGAKYNTEVFQFSVGLNGVGTKAVNALSSHFKVASFRDGKFREATFEAGRLKSETEGEQGENATGTYFEFIPDVSVFGEYEFNKEFIEQRLWSYAYLNRGLKLFFNGQKFVSNGGLKDLLNAEVDDERIYDICYFNSKDNKLEFAFTHTEKYGESYFSYVNGQYTSAGGTHESAFKEGILKGIKEYSGKNFDSQDVRDGIVGAISIRLENPIFESQTKNKLGNTNIRGDIVNAVKDALADFLHKNKDTAEILISKIERNEQVRRELSEVKKKAKDIAKKTSISIAGFKDCKYHLNDGAKGENSTIFITEGKSAGGSITSTRDVYLQAMFPLRGKPKNLFACKRTEIYKNEELCNLVKALGIEDSLDNLRYGKIIIATDADVDGFHIRLLIMTFFLNYFEDLVLENRIFILETPLFRVRNKKETRYCYSESERNKAEKEIKDCEITRFKGLGEIDTKEFGQFIGNDMRLTEINVKTIAEVHRLMKFYMGQNTTERRDYIIENLI
- the hisA gene encoding phosphoribosylformimino-5-aminoimidazole carboxamide ribotide isomerase; the protein is MEFRPCIDLHNGKVKQIVGSTLTDNSNDVVENFSTDKSPAEFANLYKKDNLRGGHIIKLGAGNDEAAKEALSAWTNGFHIGGGITDENAKQWLDWGASHVIITSFVFSGGNVNQTNLEKLCSAVGKGRIVLDLSCKKQTGDYFICTDRWQKFTEVKITPKTLEYFADYCDEFLIHAADVEGKKGGADLELVEILAKHSPIPTTYAGGISSLDDIEKMRAHGKSRINFTVGSALDIFGGQLDYAAVVASCK